The genomic window GTTGATTGACCTGGTGGCTCCAGGACTGAATCAATCACCAGAAGGGTTAGAAATTCGAGCGATCGCCATCCAGCAACTGCGGATTATGGCTCCCATGGCCCTGCTTGCCGGTCTGATTGGCATTGGCTTTGGCACCCTCAACGCCGCCGATCAATATTGGCTGCCCTCCATCAGCCCCATCTTTTCCAGCGTCGCCCTCCTAGGCGGTTTAGGATTACTCGTTCTCCACCTGGGTAGCGCCGTCACCGATCCTGAGAATGCCGTACTCGGGGGCATGGTTTTAGCCTGGGGTACCCTAGCGGGGGCTGTGCTGCAGTGGCTAGTGCAGGTGCCGGCCCAATGGCGATCGGGCCTAGGGCGACTGCGGCTACGCTTCAATATTCGTCGTCCTGGTGTCCAAGACATCATCCGCATCCTGATGCCGGCTACCTTTTCCTCCGGCATGATGCAGATCAATGTCTATACCGACCTCTTCTTTGCCTCCTACCTCCCCCAAGCCGCTGCCGCCCTCGGCTATGCCAACCTGCTGGTGCAAACGCCCCTCGGCATCATCTCCAACGTGATTTTGGTGCCCTTTTTACCCATCCTGTCCCGGTTATCCGGCATCGAAAGCCGCACGGAATTTAAGCAGCGCATTGGCCAAGGCATGATGCTCACCGCCGTCACCATGCTGCCCCTGAGTGCGCTGATGATGACCCTGGCCTTTCCCATTGTGCGGGTCGTCTACGAACGCTACGCCTTTGACCAAAGCGCCTCCCGGTTGGTGACGTCCGTCTTGATCGCCTACGGTCTCGGTATGTTTGTTTACCTAGGGCGAGATGTCTTAGTGCGGGTGTTCTACGCTCTTGGCGACGGCGATACGCCCTTTCGGGTGAGTATTTTCAACATTTTTCTGAATGCCCTGCTCGACTACTGGCTGATTCAAGCCTTTGGTGCGCCGGGACTTGTGCTAGCAACCGTGGGAGTCAACCTCGTCTCCATGGTGATGTTTTTGTGGCTGCTGGATCGCCGCCTAGATGGTCTGCCTTGGCAAACCTGGAGTCTGCCCTTTCTAGGATTGGTGGGAGCCAGCACGGTGGCGGCAGGACTATGTTGGGGGAGTCGTTGGGGGTTAGAAGAACTGCTGGGTACCGAGGGATTTTTCATTCAGGTCTTCCAGCTTTGCGTCGCCGGATCGATGGGTTTAGCAGGATTTGGAGCGATCGCCAGTCGATTGGGTATCCCGGAATTTGACATGGTGGTTGGCCGGATTACCCAACGCCTACGTCGTTCTGGTGATTAATCTAGGGAGTGCAAGGCTATCCTAAATCTCACCCTTGTGTTAGCGATGGGAAGCCGTTTGGGCACATTAAGCTCGCATAGATAAAACATCAACA from Candidatus Obscuribacterales bacterium includes these protein-coding regions:
- the murJ gene encoding murein biosynthesis integral membrane protein MurJ; the encoded protein is LIDLVAPGLNQSPEGLEIRAIAIQQLRIMAPMALLAGLIGIGFGTLNAADQYWLPSISPIFSSVALLGGLGLLVLHLGSAVTDPENAVLGGMVLAWGTLAGAVLQWLVQVPAQWRSGLGRLRLRFNIRRPGVQDIIRILMPATFSSGMMQINVYTDLFFASYLPQAAAALGYANLLVQTPLGIISNVILVPFLPILSRLSGIESRTEFKQRIGQGMMLTAVTMLPLSALMMTLAFPIVRVVYERYAFDQSASRLVTSVLIAYGLGMFVYLGRDVLVRVFYALGDGDTPFRVSIFNIFLNALLDYWLIQAFGAPGLVLATVGVNLVSMVMFLWLLDRRLDGLPWQTWSLPFLGLVGASTVAAGLCWGSRWGLEELLGTEGFFIQVFQLCVAGSMGLAGFGAIASRLGIPEFDMVVGRITQRLRRSGD